The window TTTACTAGTGTTGTGAAGGCTGCCTTTTATCAACTGAGGATTATTTCTAAACTGAAATTCTCTCTTTTAAGGACCTGCAGTCTATTATTCATCCCTTTGTATCATCACGCATCGATTACTGTAATTATTGTGTTTCACGGGGTCAGTTATCTCGTCTTCAGTCTTGGTTtctttaaactgctttaaattttaGAATTGAATTTAAGATTTTGTTGATGGTTTTTAAAGTGTTGAATGGCATTGCCCCAAAATATATTGTAGACCTTTTTGATTCCTTATTAAAATACAAGAAACATTAGATCTTCTAGATGTTCctaaaatgatattaaaatcaAAGGGTGATAGGGCTTTCTCAGAGATTATGGAACCCTTTTCCAAAAGCATATTAAATCTTCTCCATCTGTGGATGCGTTTAAGTCTTAAGCTTTTTTAGTGGGATCAggttttacagtttaattttcGTGTGTGTGACTGTATGTATTGATGCTGGAAAGCACTTTGGTCAATGTCACTTGTTTTAATTGTGCTCTAGAAATCAGATGTATTGTATAATTTAAGTATTGTGTTGTACTGCGTTGTTAGCTAATGGGCAAATATAGTTATTGTAGGCTGTGCTGGAGGTTTTCTGAAAGCACACCAGTCGTTTAACGCTGTTTAATGTCAGGAAGGTCAGAGAGAAGATTCCCTCCTGTTTAAATGATCTGTATCAGTGAAGAGTGTTTGTGTTGGTCTGAGTTTAATGTGGTTCAGAGAGACTTCAGGCGACGGATGTCCTGTGATCAGTCTCATGACTCTCACCATCAGAGgagacgcgtgtgtgtgtgtgtgtgtgtgtatctgcttCATAAACTGACTCTTTATTCTTCATGACTTTAATGTCATTGGCGTACGATCACGAGGACGTGACTGATGTGAATGAAAGCCTGCATGTTTGTGCACAACACATCtgttttttattcagattttgaGCATTCATGTCCTCTCCCTCAAGCTCTTCCAAACCTGACTGACTTCATAGATGTTCAGGATTTCCCCACAGTGTCTTTGTGTGTGCACGCAGTCCAAGTCAGTGATGTTGTTCACTTCCTAACGTTCTCCAGAACATCTTCAAGTCAGGCAGGGTTTAAGGACATGAGGGCGCTGTTcaaagtgctttattttcagtCGTGTGTGATTTCACATCCAGCAAACAGTCTTTGATTGAAGTTATGCGTTCAAAGTCTTCTCTCAAGAGGGTTAGGGTTATTTAAAGACAAATATTGAGTCTGTGAGGTGAAGGTTCCAGTATTTCCAGTTCACCTCAGCCCTTGTCAAAAGATCATAGGCTTtgcacatatactgtatgtctctGAAATTGCATGCGTGTAAAATGAGTTGACATTCGACACATCATCATGTTGACACTGTGCATGTGAAGACTTACTTTAGATTAGATTGTAATATAGAAACATGCAACATAGAAATaccacaatattaacttcttattaTTGAACTGTTAATGAATATCACATATGCAACTGGTCAGTGTTCAAGAAATGCTGGGAAATCACTTCAGGTAACCCTACATTAGTGATTACTGATAGACTTGGTCTTAAAACACGTCTCCCTCTGACTCTAAAGATGCTTCACCTAACAACTGTCTGCTTCAAGGACCTTGAGAGAAATGTAGTGGAGTGAAAAGTACAGTATCtttcagtgttgtagtcgagaccagctcattcgagtccgagtccagatcgagtccagagatggtcgagtccgagtcaagaccgagttcagaaagggtcgagtccgagtcaagaccgagttcagaaagggtcgagtctgagtcaagaccgagaccagagagattgggtctgagacaagacctaaagaaatcttcaagagtatgtcaaatgtatgatggaaacaataaagggtaaaagggccacatagtatgtggtgtaaaggtaattttattagaattatgaattgttacttgtcaatattaagtgcttaTTTTCACATAACATTGTTGTACctctatacacatccatataacctttctagtacacataatattactgtacgactctatattgtaattctacataacacttctagtacaagtaacataactgtaccactatacctgtaaatgttcaactgtaacagcttttacataacttttaaccctgaagcttaactaatgactgctaatatcctgaaaatgtcttggattatgtgcactttagatgttgtgaagattacagatgggcataattacttttcaaaaaaataagtgaggagaccatcctgctacccaaccaagcacgatgtggtctcatgatcaatccaccccaactaaaaacactatctactggtgcagaggaagcggggactgacaacagttaccatttcatcactttctgtaacagcaacggataatctaatgctaatttcactggatggtgcgttttaatgcagggtaaaatacacactagtcgaagttttttttagttacggagggcatacacacaagagccgactgactgtccaggaaaatttcatgcaaaagtgtgtatgtgccaggggaagaaagctggttgaaatgccatataagttcaatgccttctgtcagacattttttttgggggagatgtttagtgttgagacagtcagtctgtgtctgtattcattatataatttaattaaacaatatttgtttttttctgtgaccattttgtcctactttgtaaaaataacacagttgagagaaataatgtaggaatgtggctttctggaaagcgggatcactacaggaggatggcaggagggtaacttaggccggtgacacactggctgcgtggcgtctctgctgcgtgctagaagcgtggtggctgcttcgcgttttctgtgtcttacacaccagaagcgtgtctgacgcggcgctggcgcgctgcttctgctataggtgacatagagagaggccgccgaaaaaccaggctcttgcaaaatagagtatgtttgacaggtgcaatatttgaaaatcgataattatttatttatttttttaaattacatttatatcagaatttatgccaacctatagactttaaaatatcaaaatgtcatgaattaatatgtatttgtgtacataatgacacaagtgacatataaacatattttcctagtttattttgcctggaaacgcttccaacacgcgcgtgtTCGCgtgaaaataggcgtcggttctatttctagcatgcacgcattttccgcgcggctcgagctgcgcctgggatgcgcgtctcacgcaggcagtctgcaagctctaacctgttaacatgggagccaaattaaaaacagacacgcctcgcagctgagatgcttgcgccatgcatccagtgtgtcgctggcctaacgtctaaagaaaatcaccagtcattggatgtatcaatcatacatcaatttaaagaaacattaacatacagtaataatcatgaaatattttgattgggactcgagtggactcgggcataagtccgattcctaaaatgttcgagtccgagtcaataccgagtcaaaatgcacacgagtccatgacaagaccgagaccattaaaatacggtctcgagaccgagtccaagaccgagtccgagtctcgagtactcaacactggtaTCTTTCTTTCAAATGTTGTGAAGATAAAGTCATAAGTTTACAGATACTCAAGTAAAGAACAGATACTCAAAAAGTGTACTTTAATATTAAACTGGAGTAGATGCACTCCGCTGCTGTCCTCCTCTGCATGTACAGTATAGCGTATAATCTTGCTCTTCTAACGCACTTTGGTCAGTCTAGTGGCTGCTGTAAAtgaactatacaaataaaattatctTGAAAAGCACTGAAAGTAAATGTGAACTGAGCAGTTGTAACCTGcagctgaagtgtgtgtgtgtgtgtgtgtgttgcagacgCGTGATGCTGTGTGTTCTGCTCCTGACGCTCCTCTGGACGCTGGTCACCGCAGCGCTGCAGCCGTCCACACACACGGCCTCGGTTCTGCAGGACGGTGAGTGAAGATCAATACACTAAACACACCATCGATGGGATCAATACTGCTAGATATGAGTTATCTGAGACACACACGACCTGCAAGAGCGACGACTTCTTTATATTGAGCCTCTCTTACATTATTAGTGAAGATACAAATCAGATCAAGTCACCATTATTGATACAGTGCTTTATAACAGTGCAGATTGTGtcgaagcagctttacagtatgaACCGGGAAACACTGTGCCGTTCTCGGAGACTGCAGATTCATCCTAGGATACAGTCAGACCAACATTAATTCAGACACCTTcagcatttctcacattatcacagtttattcactatagttcatGGTATATGTTTGGTCCCAAATCTTATtaattttactggtagtccactagacactttagaatagggaacacttattcactattaTCTACGACTTTTCTCTCAATacattcctaatttgctgcttatcaaTAGTTAGTGCTGTAGTTTATTAAGTTtaagtattgggtaggattagcaGTGTAGattaaagcattaatatgtgcttaattactattaataaatggcttatattctagtaatatgcatgttaacaAGCAAGAAGctaagagaccctaaaataaagtgttaccatatcaaaagttatatctggtgtctgaatcaGTTCTGGTTTGACTGTAGCTATATAAACAGAAGAATCAGAAACGTGCAGCTAATGCGACGACACGAGAGAGAATCTAGTTCAAACAGATCTAATTAGTCTCCATAACACACACGTCTTCAGCCGCGGAGGAAATCCTGGATAATGAGGCCAGTCTGTGCAGTTACATAAGAATTCCGGCGGTATTCCCAGCAGCAGTCCTTCAGTGTGATTCTGTTGtacatttcccatcattcccAGTGTTTCTGAGTCAGCGCTGGATTCTCTCTCCTCAGAGTGTGTCTGTCTTCACCAGATGCTGAATCTCTATATTACTGCTCTTTAAATCTGCAGTATGATGGAGTACTCTATAAATCACAATCTGAGTCCGTGTGTCGTGAGTTCACTCCGTTTACAGCAGTTTGTTCAGatgttgtgagtgtgttttatacATGTGTGTGTTCTGCTGATGTGGAGAACTCACTGTAGGCAGCAGTGTatcttaaataaatcatttttacacGAGCCGTCGATCTTGAATTATACATTCTGATGTGCACGAGGCAGAAAACCCGAGTGGTGTTCCAGACGAGCGCCGATGGGAAGAGACACTGTTAATTAGTTCAGACAGTTCAGACGGTTAGTTAGAGATGTGTCCCTGAGATTGGGTCTAATGAGTGTTTCCAGCGGCAGGACTGTGTTCTCaggtgtttgttttttaagaggAAAGGCTGGTTTTTCCAGTTTGGGATCGAGTGGAATGGTGAAGAAATGCAAACTGAATCTGAAGGAACGCATCAGAGTTGATTTAGATCTCGTTATCGTCTGGAGGATCGTGTTTGTCGTGGATCTCGTTTGTAATGGAATTTAAATGACTAAGCAATTATTGAATCCATTGAATGAGTATATAAATGGGTATAAAGataattataaatgattttataataaatggattaataaaaacaatataatatattattataaatgaatatagTAAAGGAGGTAAAACATCACACTGTTGATGCTCCTCACTAAAATATGGAAATAACTGTTACTGTAGCTCCTGATCTAACGGAAAAAGCTGCTGTTCTTtcttctgtcttgttttccatttgtCAATGTCTAATTtataaatcaagacacatttactggAGAAACTATATCTGTCAGTGTGGAATGAAAACtggttttccctttgaattacgTAGATTTTTCTAAACCCACTGCCAGATATTTGTTCTTCTATGAGGATTGCTTACCagagggggtgtgtgtgtgtgtgtgtgtgtgtgtgtgtgtgtgtgcgtgtgtgtgcatgcgtgtgcgtgtgtgtgtgtgcgtgcgtgtgtgtgtgtgtgtgtcagtgttcaTGTTCAGTCTTGCTTGTTTTTTAATTCAGCCTGAACTGAGATTTATATTATGAGTTGTTGCTTTTGCATTATGTACTCAGTATTTTGATGTTTTGGATTACCTTCTTTAATAACTCGATGTAAAATCTGAGCGATCTAAAATCAGCAGTCAGGCCGCCTCTCGAGTGATTCTGTATGAACTCTACAAACTCTGCTGAACTTTTAAGCCAGTTTAAACCACTCATTGCTGTGTTTATTACTCGCTCACAACGcactctctgtgtctgtgtttagTAGGAATGCGTAGCGGCTAAATCAGATTAGCATAGTTGCTAGCATTAGCCCACATGTCGTAATCTCAAACGGGCAGAGAATCCTGCATAATGGAGTGTTTTGTGTTTTAGATTTGCTCTCAGCAAATAAACTTGCAGCTATATACAGTAATAAGCGAGTGTGTATCCGTCGATGAGCACGCGCTCCATCTGATTAGAGCAGTGGATCTTTTGGTGTTTCATGTTCAGGGAGAATATTTGAATGTGACTGTCAATCAAACGCACATTCAGATCTGCTCCGCCCACTTCCAGCGTCCAATAGCATGAAGGCAAGCAGGATGTGTATTCTGTGTTACACTAATGATTGACTCGCTCCATTGGATCACTGGattgaccagtcaacaacacaacTGATTTTTAATTATCTTCATTGGACACAATATGTTGTTCTTCCTCATAAAGTTTTATGTTCACATTTGATGTTGCAGTAAAAAATTACAACACCTGCTATAAAAATCTTATCTGCTTCCAGTAGAGCAAACAATCAACCCATAGAGCTTGGTTTATTGCAGACAAGATCCAGGCCAACACTTGAGGGTGATCCTGAGCAAATAGTCCATTTACattagagggatagttcacccaaaaacgaatccccctcaagccatcctagatgTAGATGACTTTCTTCTTCCAGACAAATACAATaggagttatatttaaaaacatcttggctcttccaagcttaaGTGATGTgcttgtgttagaaaaatatgcatatttacaatgtaaaaaaatataatcgCTAGCTGTCAAAGGCATTTAAGAGAAAGAGGCTTtccaaatatatgtttttaatatttctttatttgtttgtttatttgagagGGATAATACACTAGGCATTGTTACTCACAGACAAACGATGCTGTGTACATAGGGCCGTGGAGCCCAACCCTGTTGAAACTGAGCTCTGCAGGTAGGTAGGGTTGGGCACCACTGACATACTGCATATAGCATGAAGCTAGTTTGCAGGCCACGTCTCTTACTAggcttttatataaaataatttgtttgtatAATGACATTACAGGCTTTACAACTAATTGGGAAGTCTGGCCCCAAATTATCGCACAACATATATGAGAATATCAAAGCATGCATACACATTTGAGCTGCTTTCAGAGATATACATGGTCTTATCATACGAAAacagtttaaatttgtatttttattaaaagtcttaGATATATTCTTAATATGGGCATCAAACTCAAGCTTAGAGTCTAATATGACACCTAAATATTTACATTCCCTCACTTCCTTGATTTCCTTTTGgtcagttatatttaaaatacatccaGTGCTTTGTTCTTTAAAgagaaatgcatgaaaaaatgGCTTTGTTATAATTTAAAGATAAACAGTTGTCCTGCAGCCGTTTGGAAACACCTGGTTAACATTTCTGCAGCCAGATGAGAGGTTTCTTCTATTACATAAATAATTGACAACCAACCTCCTTGCAACCTTCAGGTAAATCATTTATATGGAAACAAAAAAGCAACGGACCCAAAATTGAACCTTGTGGTACGCCAGATTTGCGTAGTGTAAGCTCTTTccctcaagtcaagtcacttatTTTTCTATAGTGCTTTACACactacagattgtgtcaaaacagctttacagtgttaaacagggaAACAGTCGATAATGCAAACAAAATTCGATTCTGCTGTAAAGGAGCTCTAAAAAGAGCACACTAGCAAACAGTCAGGTttccagttaaagtcagttcatcggTGATTCGGCGATGTCATCATCAGCTCAGATTCGttcaaatagtatctgtgcaatcaagtcaacaataaaTCTGCAGCATGCACTTATAATAATCAGAACAACATAGTAAATGGCTGTGGATCCTAATACAGTAATCTTTAAAGCTGAATGTGCCTTGACTTAAAAAATTAAAGGTTTTAGAATGTACTCTGTCAATAAACATCTTCATGAAGTCAGTGTTTCTTACATTGCAGATGGAACAAGGCCGTATATTTACCACTGCCGCTCTCCTAACATGGAGATCTTCACCTGCTGGTGGCGTCCGGTCGCGAATCAAGACAACGTCACCTACACGCTCCAGTACACCACGGGGTGAGACATGAGTGAAACACACTCCACAGAAACAACACTGATCGAGTATACTTGTAGAGTGTAAACGCTGCTGGTGATCAGATGATGAAATGAACAGTGGTGGTGTCGCCCCACAGAGAGAGCGCTCCTCAGGAGTGTCCTGATTACGTGAGCGGCGGCATCAACAGCTGCTTCTTCGACACCAAACACACTCAGATCTGGGAGATCTACTGCATGAACGTGACGGCGCACACACGCTCCGGACACATCTCCTCACACAAGCACTGCCTGGACGTGGCTGATATAGGTGATGCATTACACTGAAGACACAGCTGACATAGgaaatattagtattagtatCTTCTGACTGCAGTTCTCCAGTTTCATCCAATGAGCTCTGCACAGACTTTTATTTATCTTTCTCAACCAAGCCTACATGGAATTGTTTTTTACTGATATTCTGCTTCTTCTAAGTAACTTTGCTACATGTCTGCTACGGATGTAACAATCTCAGTTCTCAGAATGTTCTGCTAAAAATTAGAATAAACATGAGCTgtatttaatctaaattagattgtatcatttctgaattttgaagcaaaaacaaaatggtttgacttaaaaatatctgcatgaaacatgGGACGAGCTGAtcgagacgcagattcactctctgccagctgATGGCGCTTAAAGCCTTTCCTGGGTTTCTGCTGTAAACATAACAGCTCAGCCCTTTTTTTCACAGTGCTACACATATgcatttaatatgtaataaacaGAGgctagatgaaaagaaaaaaatagcatcTAAACTCTTCTAAAGAccaagttcccctcagacatgcattcatataaactcctacccctaaaTGAATCttgatttgtttagcatctcaaccgattagATTTGAATTTCACCCAGCGgttaatcattacatccctaatgACTACATGACTACATGTCAACtgacccatcaaaataaagttttagaagatattaagcagagagtctactaatactctgacTGAGTTGCGATGTTACTTAATGTCTAAAGTTGACTATCAAAAAAAGTGTTGCCAAATAAAGCTTCCAAAATGGAGTAGAAGAACCATTACTGGTTTAACAAAGCATGATTCAGTGAACAGTGCTAGCGTGAGGCACATTTTAAATATCCAAAGAAGATTTTTTCcattataaacatatatttgtGCAATGGGTAGTGTCATTACCGTACCACCTTGATCATCGgtaatgattttaaattattctatttttGATTCTATTCTTCTATGATTCGGTAATGATTTTACATCATTACCGATGTAAAAATTAACATGACTATTTGCAATGTATTGATTAATTTCCTCCAGCCCTTTTCCATTGAATACAACAatttttacactcttaaaaacaaaggtcCCAAAAGGAGCAACCGAAGCGATGCTACagagaaccattttgggttccccaaagaacctttcattgAACAGTTCCTAAAACAACTGAAAAAGATAAAGGTAATGGTGGAAACATGTTCTTTATATTATTCAACACATTGGGGTGAAAAGGTTCTTTTAAGAGCTGAACACTGAAAGGATCTTGGTGAACCGGTTCTAAATGCCTCAAGGTGATTCTAAATGTTCCGGCTTTCGCAGCTCAGCTCGTCTCGGTGAACTCTCGTGAGGTTTGCTGGAGCGCTGATGTTTCATCAGGTCTGCTAACGAGTCTCATGTGCTTCGTCCCCAGTGGAGACTGACCCTCCCTTTAACCTGACGTACGTCGTGCTGAACGAGAGCGTGGATCAGTCGTGTCGCAGTGTTCTGCTGTCATGGCTGCATCCGATTGAGCCTCAGGTTCGTGATGGATGGATCACGCTCCTCTACGAGCTGCGCTACAGACACCTCGCTCAGCCGGACATCTGGAAGGTGAGACACCAGTCTGCTATCAGTGCCTCCAGTTTCAGTACAATAACTGAAGAATTTAAATTACAGGGGTTTTTGCAAAAGCTTTTGAATAAGAATGTGTATATGATATATCCAAAAATATAACATGGTAAAGGTGTTTGCAACTATATTTTGaatgcaatgcttcattttgcAGGAGATGTGAGGTGTTTTGCTTTTTGTGTGtaattcttggatttgtgtgtaaagttttgaaaaagaaGTGACAAAGATTTGGAAATGTGTGTAAGCAGAAAAAAGACTGTAATACAGACATTGATGCTTGAGGGCTTGTGGATGAAGTGTGTTGTTGGTGTCTGCAGGTAAAAGAGCGTTTGCGCGAGCCTCAAGTGGAGGTGTTCGATCTGCCAGTGGGAAAATATGAGTTCATGGTGCGCTGCCGCTCAACCAACAGCAAACACTGGAGCACATGGAGCGAGCCCATCAACGTCAGCATCGTCAGCAGACATCTgtccggtacacacacacacacacacacacacacatacacacatacacacacacacatacacacacacacacacacacacacacactcacacacacgcacacacacacacacacacgcacacacacacacacacacacacacacacacacgctcacacacacacacacacacacacacacgctcacacacacacgcacgctcacacacacacacacacacacacacacacgctcacacacacacgcacgctcacacacacacacacgcacacacgcacgctcacacacacacacacgcacacacacacgctcacacacacacacacacacacacacacgctcacacacacacacacacacacacgctcacatacacacacacacgctcacatacacacatacacacacacgcgctcacatacacacacacacacacacacacacacatacacacacacacacatacacacacacacacacacacacacacatacacacacacgctcacatacacacacacacacacacacacacacgcacgcacgctcacacgcacacacacacacacacacacacacacgctcacatacacacacacacgctcacatacacacatacacacacacacacacacacacacatacacatacacacacacatacacacacacacacacacacacacacacgcgcacacacacacacacacacacacacacacacacgctcacatacacacacacacgctcacatacacacacacacacacatacacatacacacacactcacacatacacacacacatacacacacacacacacacacacacgcacacacacacacacacacacacacgctcacacacacacacacacacacacacacacacacacgctcacatacacacacacacgctcacatacacacacacacacatacacacacacacacacatacacacacacacacacatacacatacacacacactcacacatacacacacactcacacatacacacacacacacacacacacgctcacacatacacacacacacacacacacgctcacatacacacacacacacacacacgcacgctcacacacacacacacacacacacacacacacacacacgctcacatacacacacacacgctcacacacacacactctcacacacacacacacatacacacacgctcacacacacacacacacacacacacacacacacgctcacacagacacacacacacacacacacacacactcacacacacacacacacacacacacactcacacacacacacacacacacacacacacacagagacacacacacacactcacacacactcacacacacacacacacacagagacacacacacacacactcacacacactcacacacacacacacatacacacacactcacccacacacgctcacacacacacacacacacacacacacacacacacacacacgcaggacCCATCTGTCACGACTGATAGTCGCAGCTCTGAATGTGGCTCTGTCTGTTTCTCAGATCGGAGGTTGGCCCTGATCCTCGTGACCAGCATCACCATCATGGTCTTCCTGGTTGTGGGTTTAGGGATTGCTCCGCGAGGAAAGAGGTCAGTGAGTTCTGCTCTCTGTATTGACGGAGTGTCATCATGAATTACTCGGATGGATCTGTAAATCTGCGTCATTGGGTCACATGGATCCAGAGTCTGAGTCAGATGTTCA is drawn from Carassius gibelio isolate Cgi1373 ecotype wild population from Czech Republic chromosome B1, carGib1.2-hapl.c, whole genome shotgun sequence and contains these coding sequences:
- the LOC127949614 gene encoding prolactin receptor, coding for MRRRVMLCVLLLTLLWTLVTAALQPSTHTASVLQDDGTRPYIYHCRSPNMEIFTCWWRPVANQDNVTYTLQYTTGESAPQECPDYVSGGINSCFFDTKHTQIWEIYCMNVTAHTRSGHISSHKHCLDVADIVETDPPFNLTYVVLNESVDQSCRSVLLSWLHPIEPQVRDGWITLLYELRYRHLAQPDIWKVKERLREPQVEVFDLPVGKYEFMVRCRSTNSKHWSTWSEPINVSIVSRHLSDRRLALILVTSITIMVFLVVGLGIAPRGKRIKSLLLPPIPKPRIRGIEPVLLKKGKLDEINRHFSNFHGYKSPQYSMETWYQVSVDPCPAATPAQTSCSPVPYCSGPAPYCEEATPASNPGPAPYCEGAPPPSSHGPSPHCEGAPPPSDPGSAHPMLMCIPGMDYSMILSPAPAPPQDFYTCVKGVTPGGALHLVPCLPEALKNTPYLQFTDDCTDKSDQLTALLEKQMEALLSASDSDPSEAALPLLPHSSDTN